Proteins found in one Chloroflexota bacterium genomic segment:
- a CDS encoding type I polyketide synthase, which translates to MSHAIAIVGVACRYPDADSPKALWEMTLAKRRAFRRMPDQRLNNLDYISSDSAALDSTYVEYAAVLRDYEFDRVRFRVPGHSFRSADMAHWLALDVADQALRDAGFADGQGLPRESTGVYLGNTLTGEFSRANTLRLRWPFVRRVVAAGLAAEGWSSEQRGQFLQQLEQNYKAPFPIVDAETLAGGLSNTIAGRICNHFDLMGGGYSVDGACSSSLLAVTTACTALASGEVDVALAGGVDLSLDPFELVGFARAGALATDLMRIYDQRSAGFWPGEGCGFVTLMRAEDAYAEQRPIYAVIRGWGISSDGSGGITRPEVAGQVLMLKRAYRRTGFNIDQVGYFEGHGTGTAVGDATELQAIAKARLDVQNPNLPIAAVGSIKANIGHTKAAAGIAGLIKATLAVHSAILPPTTGCEQPHSALETLRILATPEAWPEQTPRRAGVSSMGFGGINAHIVLEQAEQAKPASNWQPFIGQNHSQDLELIVVAKADRQALLSELQQLRQRAAHLSYAELGDLASHYAQTNSTGLARAAMIANNPRQLAAKLELLIAQLEAGVNQQLDFKQQIFIGIGKKQPTLGLLFPGQGAPQANPKSAIFQRFAELNQFLSQTQLSQAEQINTANAQPNIVRATLAGLDLLKQFKLQASAAVGHSLGELSALHWAGAYDQAILIELAQARGHAMANYGQANGGMASIGADPSTIKSMINGDQAVIAGYNGPQQTVIAGSREAMSTLVERAQQQGLVATNLAVSHAFHSPMMQPAIPVLQAHVANIRAQPLQSTVYSTITGTKLSAQIELGSLLSQQLTDPVRFVEAIDGLSECDLLIEVGPGTILSRLASECIGVPAVSLEVESNSLAGLFKSLAAAFVLGSPLDLSYLAQTRFSRPFDLRHEPSFLTNPCETAPAQLDDHQPSLSLTISPSAQPASPTSSNATEPLQIVRELVAARSELPLASINDSDHVLGDLHLNSLTVGQIVSEAARLLGLQPPLAPTSYANATVGQLAQAISELQNSSNTTSVTPGYPGIAPWVESFVITLVEQPVPAPKMSRLASQWQLFHEPNYALAHTLSSAFQQQAGQGVVVCVGETVDAATIERLLEAARVALSQSNPQHFVLVQHGEGLAGFARTLALENPQLAVAAVHVPIDAPKACDWIVAEALASTGYLEAHYDHNGQRTSPILQLLHLGEDSELPLGPDDVILATGGGKGITAESVYAIAKASGAKLALLGRSQPSNDQELAQNLERMQAAGITVGYWAVDVGDAASVQQAINAIQAQLGTVTMVLHGAARNVPSLIRNLDRASFEATLTPKVQGLNNVLAALDQHQLRFVVGFGSIIGRMGLAGDADYAVANEQMRRTIEQGQHDYPNCRWLSIEWSIWSDVGMGVRLGGVDQLLQAGISPIPPDTGINLLLRLLANPIASSHVVVTGRYGELPTLQTIQPELPFLRFLERQCLYYPQIELIVEAQLSSSNDPYVVDHSYHGEQLFPTVIGLEAMAQVAMALTGSQQIPTFEQVALQRPIVVPANEPLTIRICSLQVAKGVVKLAIRSQETLFQVDHFSAIARFDQPANFSAAPNQIDWPVLTLDPVADIYEPLLFHQGRFQRLQSYRYLTARHCIANLATRNEPWFGRYLPQRSVLGDAGMRDALIHALQVCVPYAQVLPVAVERIICQSPSQPSDWTIYAQERAWDGNMFSYDVIAVDQQGHVVEEWQGLRLQLVEGSGYKGAWPASLIGAYLERQVHQVLPHTNMTIAVETDPALERQQRSDLALQRAIGQRQPIQRRSDGKPEVADYVVSASHHGQLTLAVAAKEPISCDLEPISPRSLEQWLDLLGAERMQLAKLIQQQTGWTLDQAATQIWTALECLSKVGAAFDSPLRFESQAANNWLVLQTGQYRIVSQQFNVRDAELPIVVSLLVGA; encoded by the coding sequence ATGAGCCACGCTATTGCCATCGTCGGGGTGGCCTGTCGCTACCCCGATGCCGATTCGCCCAAGGCTCTTTGGGAAATGACCCTTGCCAAACGCCGCGCTTTTCGGCGCATGCCCGACCAACGTCTGAATAATCTCGATTATATTTCGTCCGATTCGGCAGCTCTCGACAGCACCTACGTTGAATACGCCGCCGTTTTGCGTGATTATGAATTTGATCGGGTGCGTTTTCGTGTGCCTGGCCATAGCTTTCGCTCCGCCGATATGGCCCATTGGTTAGCGCTCGATGTCGCTGACCAAGCTTTGCGCGACGCGGGTTTTGCCGATGGTCAAGGCTTGCCGCGTGAAAGCACCGGGGTTTACCTGGGCAATACATTAACTGGCGAGTTTTCACGTGCCAATACCTTGCGCTTGCGCTGGCCATTTGTACGGCGGGTGGTCGCGGCAGGTTTGGCCGCAGAAGGCTGGTCGAGCGAGCAACGCGGCCAATTCTTGCAGCAACTCGAACAAAACTACAAAGCACCATTCCCGATTGTCGATGCCGAAACCTTGGCGGGCGGTTTATCCAACACGATTGCAGGCCGCATTTGCAACCATTTTGATCTGATGGGCGGCGGCTATAGCGTTGATGGTGCATGTTCATCATCATTATTAGCCGTAACCACCGCCTGCACCGCGCTTGCCAGCGGCGAAGTTGATGTAGCGCTAGCAGGCGGGGTTGATCTCAGCCTTGATCCATTTGAGTTGGTTGGGTTTGCCCGTGCTGGAGCCTTGGCAACCGATTTAATGCGCATTTACGATCAACGTTCGGCTGGATTTTGGCCAGGCGAGGGCTGTGGCTTTGTCACTTTGATGCGAGCCGAAGATGCCTACGCCGAGCAACGCCCGATCTACGCCGTGATTCGTGGCTGGGGCATTTCGTCGGATGGCAGCGGCGGGATCACTCGACCCGAAGTTGCTGGCCAAGTGCTAATGCTCAAACGTGCTTATCGGCGCACTGGCTTCAATATTGATCAAGTGGGCTATTTTGAGGGTCATGGCACGGGCACGGCAGTTGGCGATGCAACTGAATTGCAAGCAATCGCCAAAGCCCGACTTGACGTGCAAAATCCCAATTTACCAATCGCCGCAGTTGGTTCGATCAAAGCCAACATTGGCCATACCAAAGCCGCAGCGGGCATTGCAGGTTTGATCAAAGCCACGCTGGCAGTGCATAGCGCAATTTTGCCGCCAACCACTGGCTGCGAACAACCACACAGCGCCTTGGAAACCTTGCGCATACTCGCTACGCCCGAAGCATGGCCTGAGCAAACCCCGCGTCGCGCAGGAGTGAGCAGCATGGGCTTTGGCGGCATCAACGCCCATATCGTGCTCGAACAAGCTGAGCAAGCCAAACCAGCGAGCAATTGGCAGCCGTTTATCGGCCAAAACCACAGCCAAGATCTCGAATTAATTGTGGTTGCCAAAGCTGATCGTCAAGCCTTGCTGAGTGAATTGCAGCAATTGCGCCAACGCGCCGCGCACCTTTCCTACGCCGAACTTGGCGATTTGGCCAGTCACTATGCCCAAACCAACTCCACAGGTTTGGCGCGTGCCGCCATGATTGCCAACAATCCACGCCAACTGGCAGCCAAACTTGAGCTGCTGATCGCCCAGCTTGAAGCAGGAGTCAACCAACAGCTTGATTTCAAACAACAGATTTTTATTGGAATTGGCAAAAAACAACCAACGCTGGGCTTGCTTTTTCCTGGTCAAGGTGCGCCCCAAGCCAACCCCAAAAGTGCCATATTTCAGCGCTTTGCCGAGTTGAATCAATTTTTGAGCCAAACCCAACTGAGCCAAGCCGAGCAAATTAACACCGCCAACGCTCAGCCCAATATTGTGCGGGCAACGTTGGCTGGTCTGGATTTACTCAAGCAGTTCAAGCTGCAAGCCAGCGCTGCTGTTGGCCATAGTTTGGGCGAATTAAGCGCCTTGCACTGGGCTGGAGCCTACGATCAAGCGATCTTAATCGAGTTGGCTCAAGCGCGAGGCCACGCTATGGCTAATTATGGTCAAGCTAATGGCGGCATGGCCAGCATCGGCGCAGATCCAAGCACGATCAAAAGCATGATCAACGGCGATCAGGCGGTAATTGCTGGCTATAACGGGCCTCAACAAACCGTAATTGCTGGCAGCCGCGAGGCTATGAGCACCCTCGTTGAGCGGGCACAGCAGCAAGGTTTAGTCGCCACCAACTTGGCAGTTTCCCATGCCTTTCATTCGCCCATGATGCAGCCAGCGATTCCAGTGCTCCAAGCGCATGTCGCAAATATTCGCGCTCAGCCATTACAAAGCACCGTCTATTCCACCATCACTGGCACAAAACTCAGTGCTCAGATTGAGCTTGGCAGCTTGCTCAGCCAACAATTGACTGATCCGGTGCGCTTTGTTGAGGCGATTGATGGGCTGAGCGAGTGCGATTTACTGATCGAAGTTGGTCCAGGCACGATTTTGAGTCGCTTAGCCAGCGAATGTATCGGCGTGCCCGCAGTTTCCTTGGAAGTTGAAAGCAATTCGCTAGCTGGCTTATTCAAGAGCCTCGCGGCGGCCTTCGTGCTGGGCAGCCCGTTGGATTTAAGCTATCTAGCCCAAACCCGTTTCAGTCGCCCATTTGATTTACGCCATGAACCAAGCTTTTTGACCAATCCTTGTGAAACCGCTCCAGCCCAACTTGATGATCACCAGCCAAGTTTAAGCCTCACCATCAGCCCTAGCGCCCAGCCTGCCAGCCCAACCAGCAGCAATGCGACTGAGCCATTGCAAATTGTGCGTGAGTTGGTGGCTGCCCGCAGCGAGTTACCACTAGCCTCAATCAACGATAGCGACCATGTGCTTGGCGATTTGCACCTTAATTCGCTGACTGTTGGCCAGATTGTTAGCGAGGCAGCCCGCCTTTTGGGGTTGCAACCGCCGTTGGCTCCAACCAGCTATGCCAATGCCACAGTTGGTCAATTGGCCCAAGCCATCAGCGAATTGCAAAACAGCTCCAATACGACCAGCGTTACCCCAGGCTACCCAGGCATTGCGCCATGGGTCGAAAGTTTCGTGATCACGTTGGTTGAGCAACCAGTGCCAGCACCCAAAATGAGCCGCTTGGCTAGTCAATGGCAATTGTTCCACGAGCCAAATTATGCTTTAGCGCATACGCTGAGCAGTGCCTTTCAACAGCAAGCAGGCCAAGGTGTGGTAGTTTGCGTTGGCGAGACGGTTGATGCGGCGACAATTGAGCGTTTACTTGAGGCCGCCCGAGTTGCCTTGAGCCAAAGCAACCCCCAGCATTTTGTGTTGGTGCAGCATGGCGAGGGCTTGGCGGGTTTTGCTCGCACCTTGGCCTTGGAAAATCCACAATTAGCGGTCGCAGCGGTGCATGTGCCAATCGATGCGCCCAAAGCTTGCGATTGGATCGTGGCCGAAGCGCTGGCCAGCACTGGCTATCTCGAAGCCCACTATGATCACAATGGTCAGCGCACCAGCCCAATTCTGCAATTGCTGCACCTTGGCGAGGATAGCGAATTACCACTCGGCCCCGATGACGTGATTTTGGCGACTGGTGGTGGCAAGGGCATCACCGCCGAAAGTGTTTATGCAATCGCCAAAGCCAGTGGAGCCAAATTGGCCTTGTTGGGGCGTTCGCAGCCCAGCAACGACCAAGAATTAGCCCAAAACTTGGAGCGCATGCAAGCCGCAGGCATCACAGTCGGTTATTGGGCGGTCGATGTGGGCGATGCAGCCAGCGTACAGCAGGCAATTAACGCCATTCAAGCTCAATTAGGCACCGTGACGATGGTGCTGCATGGCGCTGCCCGCAACGTGCCCAGTTTGATTCGTAACCTTGATCGCGCTAGTTTTGAGGCAACGTTAACACCCAAAGTCCAAGGGTTGAACAACGTTTTAGCGGCGCTGGATCAGCACCAATTGCGCTTTGTGGTCGGCTTCGGCTCGATCATTGGGCGGATGGGCTTGGCTGGCGATGCTGATTATGCCGTGGCTAACGAGCAAATGCGCCGCACCATTGAGCAAGGCCAACACGATTATCCCAATTGCCGTTGGCTCAGCATCGAATGGTCGATTTGGTCGGATGTTGGCATGGGCGTGCGGCTTGGCGGAGTCGATCAATTGCTCCAAGCTGGTATCAGCCCAATTCCGCCCGATACAGGGATCAATTTGTTGTTGCGTTTGCTGGCTAACCCAATCGCTAGCAGCCATGTGGTCGTCACTGGGCGCTATGGCGAATTGCCAACCTTGCAAACGATTCAGCCCGAACTGCCATTCCTGCGCTTTCTTGAGCGCCAATGTTTGTATTACCCACAAATTGAATTGATTGTTGAGGCGCAACTCTCATCAAGCAACGATCCATATGTGGTTGATCATAGCTATCACGGCGAACAACTTTTCCCAACGGTGATTGGCCTCGAAGCCATGGCCCAAGTGGCAATGGCCTTAACTGGCTCGCAGCAGATTCCAACATTTGAGCAGGTTGCGCTCCAACGTCCAATCGTCGTGCCCGCCAACGAGCCACTGACAATTCGGATTTGTAGTTTGCAAGTTGCCAAGGGTGTGGTCAAATTGGCGATTCGCAGCCAAGAAACCCTATTCCAAGTCGATCATTTTAGCGCGATTGCGCGATTCGATCAGCCTGCCAACTTCAGTGCTGCACCTAACCAAATTGACTGGCCAGTGCTGACGCTTGACCCTGTTGCTGATATTTATGAGCCATTGCTGTTCCATCAAGGCCGCTTCCAACGCTTGCAAAGCTATCGCTATCTGACGGCGCGGCACTGCATTGCCAATTTGGCGACGCGCAACGAGCCATGGTTTGGGCGTTATCTACCCCAACGCAGCGTTTTAGGCGATGCTGGCATGCGCGATGCCTTGATTCATGCCTTGCAAGTGTGCGTGCCCTATGCCCAAGTTTTGCCAGTTGCGGTCGAACGGATTATCTGCCAAAGCCCCAGCCAGCCAAGCGATTGGACGATTTATGCGCAAGAACGCGCTTGGGATGGCAACATGTTCAGCTACGATGTGATCGCTGTTGATCAACAGGGCCATGTCGTTGAAGAATGGCAGGGTTTGCGTTTACAACTGGTCGAGGGCAGTGGCTACAAAGGCGCATGGCCTGCTAGTTTGATTGGGGCATATTTGGAGCGTCAAGTCCACCAAGTCTTGCCACATACCAACATGACCATTGCCGTCGAAACAGATCCCGCACTCGAACGCCAACAACGCAGCGATTTGGCGCTACAACGGGCGATCGGTCAACGTCAGCCAATTCAACGGCGCAGCGATGGCAAGCCTGAGGTAGCAGATTATGTGGTTTCGGCCAGCCATCATGGCCAATTGACGCTGGCGGTTGCCGCCAAAGAACCGATTAGCTGTGATCTTGAGCCGATTAGCCCACGCAGCCTTGAGCAATGGCTTGATCTGCTTGGTGCTGAGCGTATGCAACTGGCCAAGCTCATTCAACAGCAAACTGGCTGGACGCTTGACCAAGCTGCCACCCAAATTTGGACAGCCTTGGAATGTTTGAGCAAAGTTGGTGCGGCCTTCGATAGCCCGTTGCGCTTTGAATCGCAAGCTGCAAATAATTGGTTGGTATTGCAGACTGGTCAGTATCGAATTGTATCGCAGCAATTCAATGTGCGCGATGCAGAGCTACCCATCGTGGTTAGTTTGTTGGTAGGAGCCTAA
- a CDS encoding acyl-CoA thioesterase: MYEAYEYRHIVGFEETNLVGNVYYANYVLWQGRCREMFLRDHTPELVHALANELALVTTSVSCEYHSELFAFDDVVIEMRLKELLQNRALMSFRYFRQNADSRTLVAQGEQGIACMRRTGDQLQPEPFPATLRAALQRYYQ, from the coding sequence ATGTACGAGGCCTATGAATATCGGCATATTGTTGGGTTTGAAGAAACCAATTTGGTTGGCAATGTTTATTATGCCAATTATGTGTTGTGGCAAGGGCGTTGCCGTGAGATGTTTCTGCGTGATCATACGCCAGAGTTGGTGCATGCCCTCGCCAATGAGCTAGCGCTGGTCACCACCTCGGTCAGTTGCGAGTATCACTCTGAGCTGTTTGCCTTTGATGATGTGGTGATCGAAATGCGGCTCAAGGAACTGCTGCAAAATCGGGCCTTGATGAGCTTTCGTTATTTTCGCCAAAATGCTGATAGCCGCACGCTGGTGGCCCAGGGCGAACAGGGCATTGCCTGTATGCGACGGACAGGCGATCAACTCCAGCCTGAGCCATTTCCAGCAACCTTACGTGCGGCGCTGCAACGCTATTATCAATAA
- a CDS encoding peptidoglycan DD-metalloendopeptidase family protein, whose protein sequence is MQRSLILGLLIMMLGGAMLPFVVHASPQQPQPTQQPTHGLSSLDGGVQGFLQRQNSSLAKVNIDGQPAGQIIEGMAAYYNIEARIVLALLETTSQLISNPTLPTTATEQPFLAGPKGFLSQIDWAAKEIRVGLGPYDSALLLNFSDGTQQKLNPNDDPHALTVKRFLAFERDQATWQQLVSRYSKVYHELFQNEPVVAPSTPPVSTGFLSIPWEQGARMVHSSHFDHTYPMVDSGGDGNDVMINYQGKSGLSYNSHDGHDYYFPDLPYGTPIVAAAPGWAYARTTRGLGVLIQHAGEAAGYETVYWHLDDFAPSFKGFIDAAKPRWVERGELLGWSGATGFTTGAPHLHFEVRHNGNQVDPYGWYGPGADPCTNYVKCEASVWLWNDSVPWSRPDGPAPTDTTPPSALLTINPAEDLALVAHFEHNPLPAVGSMAASDQLSYSSGKFGQAVKVGDGALTYPASPTLTLDQGTLALWVNVPKTWPSSRTGRHYLLAASQNPVDPDKIYRNTLALRHEQTQQAIWTFWTVDQAGQEHSLSVPDTLSAGWHHFAISWDQATGNKRLLIDGMLVNEASNVSLPSEVGEDLNVGRWTIGAGISNIAIDELLSYKRQLAADEIYRLATSEQALAASSTSTDQRDLLILTPALDNGGGVVKAQLGINGIYAAPMTYYRAYRWTLPNVEGSYTISVRLTDRMGNTTTLSQTISIDHPPQASVNIRDINDLGATLVLSATDANQPLAMALSAYPSPSFKQWEPFSVERQWQWNPITARRVYVWFRDANGNERGPIVAGPELFRAYLPRIER, encoded by the coding sequence ATGCAGCGTTCTTTGATCCTTGGTTTATTAATAATGATGCTTGGCGGCGCAATGCTGCCCTTCGTGGTGCACGCCAGCCCGCAGCAACCGCAACCCACTCAGCAGCCAACCCACGGGCTATCATCGCTTGATGGTGGGGTGCAAGGGTTTTTACAACGCCAAAACAGTAGCCTTGCCAAGGTTAATATCGATGGTCAGCCAGCCGGCCAGATCATCGAGGGCATGGCGGCCTATTACAATATCGAGGCGCGGATTGTATTGGCCTTGTTGGAAACCACCTCGCAACTGATTAGCAACCCAACGTTGCCAACCACCGCCACCGAACAGCCATTTTTAGCTGGCCCCAAAGGCTTTTTGAGCCAAATCGATTGGGCCGCCAAGGAGATTCGGGTTGGGCTTGGTCCCTACGATAGTGCCTTGCTGCTTAATTTCAGCGATGGCACCCAACAAAAACTCAATCCCAACGATGATCCGCATGCGCTAACGGTCAAGCGCTTTTTAGCATTCGAGCGTGATCAAGCGACGTGGCAACAATTGGTTAGCCGTTATAGCAAGGTTTACCACGAACTCTTTCAAAATGAGCCAGTCGTCGCGCCCAGCACGCCGCCAGTTAGCACAGGCTTTTTGAGCATTCCATGGGAGCAGGGTGCTCGGATGGTGCATTCATCACATTTTGATCATACCTATCCCATGGTTGATAGCGGCGGCGATGGCAACGATGTGATGATCAATTATCAAGGCAAAAGTGGGCTTTCCTACAACAGCCACGATGGCCATGATTATTATTTTCCTGATTTGCCCTATGGTACGCCAATTGTCGCCGCCGCGCCTGGCTGGGCCTATGCTCGCACAACCCGCGGCTTGGGCGTGCTGATTCAACATGCTGGCGAGGCCGCTGGCTATGAAACGGTCTATTGGCATCTCGATGATTTTGCCCCAAGCTTCAAGGGCTTTATCGATGCCGCCAAACCACGTTGGGTCGAACGCGGCGAATTGCTTGGCTGGAGTGGCGCAACTGGCTTTACCACAGGCGCTCCTCACTTGCATTTTGAAGTACGCCACAATGGCAATCAAGTTGATCCCTATGGCTGGTATGGCCCTGGCGCTGACCCTTGTACCAATTATGTCAAATGTGAAGCCAGTGTTTGGCTTTGGAATGATAGCGTGCCATGGAGCCGACCTGATGGCCCAGCCCCGACCGATACCACGCCACCCAGCGCCTTGTTGACAATCAATCCGGCTGAAGATTTGGCCTTGGTCGCCCATTTTGAGCATAACCCATTGCCTGCGGTCGGCTCAATGGCCGCCAGCGATCAACTCAGCTATAGCAGTGGCAAATTTGGCCAAGCAGTCAAGGTTGGTGATGGCGCATTGACCTATCCAGCTAGCCCAACACTTACCCTTGATCAAGGCACGTTGGCTTTGTGGGTAAATGTACCCAAAACATGGCCTAGCTCGCGCACAGGTCGCCATTATTTGCTGGCCGCCTCGCAAAACCCGGTCGATCCCGATAAAATCTATCGCAATACCTTGGCGTTGCGCCACGAACAAACTCAACAAGCAATCTGGACGTTCTGGACGGTTGATCAAGCAGGTCAAGAGCATAGTTTGAGCGTGCCCGATACGCTCAGCGCTGGCTGGCATCATTTTGCCATCAGTTGGGACCAAGCAACTGGCAATAAGCGTTTGTTAATCGATGGGATGTTGGTCAACGAGGCGAGCAACGTTAGTTTGCCCAGCGAAGTTGGCGAAGATTTAAATGTCGGACGCTGGACAATCGGCGCTGGAATCAGCAATATCGCCATCGACGAATTGCTGAGCTATAAACGCCAATTAGCGGCTGATGAAATTTATCGGCTGGCCACCAGCGAGCAAGCCCTCGCGGCCAGCAGCACCAGCACCGATCAACGTGATCTGTTAATCTTAACGCCAGCACTTGATAATGGTGGTGGCGTGGTCAAAGCTCAGCTTGGCATCAACGGTATTTACGCTGCGCCGATGACCTATTATCGTGCTTATCGCTGGACGTTACCCAACGTTGAAGGGAGCTACACCATCAGCGTGCGGTTGACTGATCGTATGGGCAACACCACCACCCTCAGCCAAACGATCAGCATTGATCATCCGCCGCAAGCCAGTGTCAATATTCGCGATATCAATGATTTGGGTGCAACTTTGGTGCTTTCGGCGACCGATGCCAACCAACCATTGGCGATGGCCTTGAGTGCCTACCCCAGCCCTAGTTTCAAGCAATGGGAGCCGTTCAGCGTTGAGCGCCAATGGCAGTGGAATCCAATCACCGCGCGGCGAGTCTATGTTTGGTTCCGCGATGCCAACGGCAACGAGCGCGGCCCGATTGTGGCTGGCCCCGAACTCTTCCGCGCCTATCTGCCCCGAATTGAAAGATAA
- a CDS encoding RtcB family protein produces the protein MQYVENIPIWGDPIDQGALSQIKTCALEADAVALMADHHKGYAVPIGGVVAYRDAISPSGVGYDIACGNKAVLLDLPASEVRAKIKPIMDDIWRSLSFGVGLNNRQSVDHDLFDDPAWQIPAVKSLKQTARNQLGTIGSGNHYVDLFADELDRTWIGVHFGSRGLGHKTATYFLEAGGAKDGMDVAPLILPTASDLGEQYLTCMALAGRYAYAGRDWVCAEVARILGATILEEVHNHHNFAWRETHNGVDLWVVRKGATPAFPGQRGFVGGSMGDISVILEGVDSPEAQTALHSTVHGAGRVMSRTAARGKINYRTGKVIAPGKISRDMMNEWIHQQGVELRGAGTDESPHCYKRLPEVLNHHANTIKIVHTLQPLGVAMAGENEFDPYKD, from the coding sequence GTGCAGTACGTTGAGAACATTCCAATCTGGGGCGATCCAATCGATCAAGGAGCCTTGAGCCAGATTAAAACCTGTGCGCTTGAGGCCGATGCAGTGGCGTTGATGGCGGATCATCACAAGGGTTATGCGGTGCCAATTGGCGGTGTAGTCGCTTATCGTGATGCAATTAGCCCTTCCGGCGTTGGCTACGATATCGCTTGCGGCAACAAAGCCGTCTTGCTCGATCTGCCAGCCAGCGAAGTTCGCGCTAAAATCAAACCGATCATGGACGACATCTGGCGTTCGTTGTCGTTTGGGGTTGGCCTGAACAACCGCCAAAGCGTTGATCACGACTTGTTTGATGACCCAGCTTGGCAAATTCCAGCGGTCAAAAGCTTGAAACAAACTGCCCGTAATCAGCTTGGCACAATTGGCTCGGGCAATCATTATGTTGATTTATTCGCCGATGAGCTTGATCGGACGTGGATTGGTGTGCACTTTGGCTCGCGTGGTTTGGGCCATAAAACCGCAACCTACTTTTTAGAGGCGGGCGGAGCCAAAGATGGCATGGATGTTGCGCCGTTAATTTTGCCAACTGCCTCAGATTTGGGCGAGCAATATTTAACCTGTATGGCCTTGGCTGGGCGCTATGCCTACGCTGGCCGCGATTGGGTGTGTGCTGAGGTAGCCCGCATTTTAGGTGCAACTATCCTTGAAGAAGTGCATAACCACCATAATTTTGCCTGGCGCGAAACCCATAACGGCGTGGATTTGTGGGTCGTACGCAAGGGCGCAACGCCCGCCTTTCCTGGTCAGCGCGGCTTTGTTGGCGGCTCAATGGGCGATATTTCGGTCATTTTGGAAGGCGTTGATTCGCCCGAAGCCCAAACTGCTTTGCATTCAACCGTGCATGGTGCTGGTCGGGTGATGAGCCGTACCGCTGCTCGCGGCAAAATCAATTATCGCACGGGCAAAGTGATTGCACCTGGCAAAATTTCGCGCGACATGATGAATGAATGGATTCATCAGCAAGGGGTTGAATTACGCGGCGCAGGCACCGATGAATCGCCACATTGCTACAAACGCTTGCCTGAGGTGCTCAATCATCACGCCAATACAATCAAGATTGTGCATACCTTGCAGCCGCTAGGTGTAGCGATGGCTGGTGAAAATGAGTTTGATCCATATAAGGATTAG
- a CDS encoding VOC family protein gives MATFRTITPQSIDAATTLGVTTLRVADAGRSLVFYRDLLGFQVLEQTDSTILLGSPNQVVLRLDVEAGLKRHPSHTTGLYHAAILLPTRLDLAYVLQRLLAVRYRFGASDHAVSEALYLDDPDGNGLEIYRDRPRNEWRWGANGEVHMVTESLDLYGVLAEITPTAPAWAGIPDGTKIGHMHLQVGNLRQAEEFYHGVLGFDIVAHYPGALFVSAGGYHHHLGLNVWQSQNGPQQPNDAAGLGYFEIIMPNQAALDIVRQRLQVAEVAVQEQADGLVVHDPWQTELRFIVAA, from the coding sequence ATGGCTACATTTCGCACGATTACGCCACAATCCATCGATGCCGCTACGACGCTCGGCGTAACTACCCTGCGTGTCGCTGATGCTGGCCGCTCATTAGTGTTTTACCGCGATTTGCTCGGTTTTCAGGTTTTAGAACAAACTGACTCAACGATTTTGTTGGGTTCGCCCAATCAGGTTGTGCTACGTTTGGATGTTGAAGCTGGCTTGAAACGCCACCCCAGCCATACCACTGGCTTGTATCACGCCGCAATTCTTTTGCCAACCCGCCTCGATTTGGCCTATGTGTTGCAGCGTTTGTTGGCGGTACGCTACCGCTTTGGCGCTTCGGATCATGCGGTCAGCGAAGCCTTGTATCTCGATGATCCCGATGGCAATGGCTTAGAAATTTACCGTGATCGACCACGTAACGAATGGCGCTGGGGAGCGAATGGCGAAGTGCATATGGTCACCGAATCGCTTGATCTGTATGGAGTTTTGGCCGAAATAACTCCGACTGCACCCGCTTGGGCAGGCATTCCTGATGGAACGAAGATCGGTCATATGCATTTACAAGTGGGCAATTTGCGCCAAGCTGAAGAATTTTATCATGGCGTGTTGGGCTTTGATATTGTGGCGCACTATCCAGGGGCACTATTTGTTAGCGCAGGTGGCTATCATCACCACCTCGGCTTGAATGTGTGGCAAAGCCAAAACGGCCCACAGCAACCCAACGATGCCGCAGGTTTAGGCTATTTTGAAATTATTATGCCCAACCAAGCGGCACTTGACATTGTGCGGCAGCGCTTGCAAGTGGCTGAAGTTGCGGTTCAAGAGCAAGCCGATGGGCTGGTTGTGCACGATCCATGGCAAACTGAATTGCGCTTTATCGTTGCCGCCTAA